One Pseudomonas sp. B21_DOA genomic window, TGCCCACCCAGGCAACCTCGTTGATCCGGCTCGGGTCGCGCGCATCGTGGGCTTGAATCAGATCGCTGAAGGCCACGTCGAGGGCCTCGGCGACGCGGTCAAGCGTGGTCAGGCTGACATTCTTCTCGCCGGCTTCGATCGCCACCAGCATCCGTCGGCTGACCCCGGACTTTTCCGCCAGCGCAGTCTGGCTCATGTCCGCCGCATGGCGCAGACGTCGGACATTCTGGCTGACGTGTTGCAGGACGGAGGCTCGCTGAGTTGAATCTTTGTGCACTATATTGCTCACTCGGTGGTATTGGGCAGTATACTGCGCAACGTTGGCGGCATTGTGCGGCCTCTCTTTACAGTGCGCAAGGACATGATGTCGCTGAACAATTCTGCGTCCCGAATCCGCTTTTCCCGCTTCAGCAAAGCCGAGTGCGTGCTGGTGCTGATCACCATGATCTGGGGCGGCACGTTTCTGATTGTGCAACATGCCATGACGGTCAGCGGGCCGATGTTTTTCGTCGGCTTGCGCTTCGCCGCAGCGGCGGCGATCGTGGCGATGTTTTCCTGGCGGCACCTGCGCGAGTTGACTTTGTTCGAAGTCAAGGCAGGGTCATTCATCGGCGTGGCGATCATGCTTGGTTATGGCTTGCAGACGGTTGGATTGCAGAGCATCCCGAGCAGTCAGTCGGCGTTCATTACCGCGCTGTATGTACCGTTTGTGCCGCTGCTGCAATGGCTGGTGCTGGGACGGCGTCCAGGGTTGATGCCAAGTATCGGCATCATGCTGGCGTTTACCGGTTTGATGTTGTTGTCGGGTCCTTCGGGGGCGGCGCTGAATTTCAGTCCCGGAGAAATTGCGACATTGATCAGCGCCGTTGCGATTGCGGCCGAGATCATTTTGATCAGCACATTTGCCGGACAGGTTGATGTGCGGCGGGTGACGGTGGTGCAACTGGCGGTGACGGCGGTGTTGTCGTTCTTGCTGGTGGTCCCGACCGGTGAAGTGATTCCGGACTTTTCCTGGTTATTGCTGGCGACGGCTCTGGGCCTGGGCGCGGCGAGCGCGGCGATTCAGGTAGCGATGAACTGGGCGCAGAAAAGCGTTTCGCCTACGCGGGCGACGTTGATCTATGCCGGTGAACCGGTGTGGGCCGGGATTGTCGGACGGATTGCCGGGGAGCGCTTGCCGGCGATTGCACTGGTGGGCGCCGGGTTGATTGTTGCGGCGGTGATTGTCAGTGAGTTGAAGACCAAGGGTAAGGATGTGTCATCCGACGTGGATCAGGGCCAGGAAGCTGAGGTCAGCAGGGACTGAAAGTGTACGCCTGGCACAAAACCAGCCCCAGTACAAACTGCCATGCCGGTGCGTTCACAATTCAAAGTGAGGTACCGACCTGACTACTCCAGATCAATCCGTCACTTCATACTTGCTCGTTTCAGAGACAAACTGTGCGTCTCCTTGGGTCAACACGTAATATGCATTTGCCCAATCAGTGTCATCAAAGTGAAACGCCAGGACTCTGAATTCCAAGGACTTGCCCAGATGCAACTCACTGAGTTGCAGACGGGACGACCAGAGCCCTGTTTCTGTATCGGAATTGATATCGAGAATGTCGCCGACTTTTGCCTGAGAAATAGGAGGAACCACGAACGTAGCGCCATTCTTGATTTTTGCCCGGGAAATAACAGTCCCGACTGCTTCAGAAAAGAGCGGCGGCTCCAACTGGTCTTTTTTAGTGTACGTTTCCCTTCTGTTTGAATATGCATCTTCCAACTCTCCTTTTACCTTGTATGGCCCGCGCTCGTCCGGCTGGCCGTTCAATGCACCTCGGTGCAACTCAAGTACAACGGCATTACAAAAGGCCGTCTACTGTCAGAAATTACAGGTAAAGAGTTTTTCTCGATGAACGGTCGACAACCAAACGTCGCCTTTGAGTGAAATTTCATCCTTGCAATTGGATTCTGCGGTTGTCTGGCCAAGCGGAAACAACGCCGAACACAAAATTCCAGACTACTTTGTAGGATTCTGAGACATCCTCGCGTTTGGTGATCAGGAGCTGGCACGTATGATGCTTCACAAACTTCCGCAGATTAGAAGCCTATGTCCCTGATAGTTCTACTGCTTCTGCCATTCATTGGCAGCTGTCTGGCAGCAGTGCTGCCGCACAATGCGCGTAATGCCGAATCCCTGCTGGCGGGGCTGGTCGCTTTGATCGGCACCGTCCAGGTCGCGATGCTGTACCCACAAATCGCCCACGGTGGCGTGATCCGCGAAGAATTCATGTGGTTGCCCAGCCTCGGGCTGAACTTCGTTTTGCGCATGGACGGCTTCGCCTGGCTGTTCTCGATGCTGGTGCTGGGCATCGGCACACTCGTCTCTTTATATGCGCGTTATTACATGTCGCCGGACGATCCGGTGCCGCGCTTTTTCGCGTTTTTTCTGGCGTTCATGGGCGCCATGCTCGGTCTGGTGATCTCTGGCAACCTGATTCAGATCGTGTTTTTCTGGGAGCTGACCAGCCTCTTCTCGTTCCTGCTGATCGGCTACTGGCACCACCGAGCCGATGCGCGGCGCGGTGCTTATATGGCGTTGATGGTCACCGGGGCCGGCGGCTTATGCCTGTTGGCGGGGGTCATGATTCTCGGCCATGTCGTCGGCAGCTACGACCTCGACAAGGTCCTGGCCGCCGGCGATCTGATTCGCGCACATGCCCTCTACCCTGTTCTTTTGCCCCTCATCCTGATTGGCGCGCTGAGCAAAAGCGCGCAATTCCCGTTTCACTTCTGGCTGCCCCACGCAATGGCGGCGCCGACGCCCGTCTCGGCCTATCTGCACTCGGCGACCATGGTCAAGGCCGGGGTTTTCCTTTTGGCACGGCTGTGGCCGTCGCTGTCCGGCAGCGAAGAGTGGTTCTACATCGTCAGCGGAGCCGGCGCCTGTACGCTGTTGCTCGGCGCGTACTGCGCCATGTTCCAGAACGATCTCAAAGGTTTGCTGGCCTATTCGACCATCAGCCATCTCGGTCTGATCACTTTGCTCTTGGGCCTGAACAGTTCACTGGCCGCGGTCGCGGCGGTTTTTCACATTCTCAATCACGCCACATTCAAAGCCTCGCTGTTCATGGCCGCCGGCATCATCGACCATGAAAGCGGCACCCGGGACATCCGCAAACTCAGTGGTCTGATCAAATTGATTCCCTATACGGCGACGCTGGCCATGGTCGCCAGTGCCTCGATGGCCGGCGTGCCGCTGCTCAACGGCTTCCTGTCGAAAGAGATGTTCTTCGCCGAAACCGTGTTCATCAACGCCACCGCGTGGGTCGAAACCAGTCTGCCGATCGTCGCGACCATCGCCGGCATGTTCAGCGTTGCTTACTCTCTGCGTTTCACCGTCGATGTTTTCTTCGGCCCCACCGCCACTGATCTGCCGCATACGCCGCACGAGCCGCCCCGCTGGATGCGTGCGCCGGTCGAGTTGCTGGTCTTCACCTGCCTTCTGGTGGGGATTTTCCCGGCGCAGATCGTCGGGCCATTGCTTGCCGCCGCGGCGCTGCCGGTTGTCGGCGGTGAGTTGCCGGAATACAGCCTCGCCATCTGGCACGGCCTGAACGCGCCGATGATCATGAGCCTGATCGCCATGTCCGGTGGGATCGTCCTGTATCTGCTGCTGCGCAAGCAGTTCAAGCGCGGCCGCTTCAAGTACCCGCCGCTGGTGGGCCGCTTCAATGGCAAGCGGCTGTTCGAGCGCAGTCTGGTAGTGATGATGCGCATCGCCCGGCGCGTCGAGCGGCGCCTGGGCACCAAGCGCTTGCAGATGCAGCTGTTTCTGATGGTGTCGGCCGCCGTTCTCGCCGGTCTGATCCCGATGCTGCACAGCAGCCTGAGCTGGGGTGACCGGCCGAAAATCCCCGGTTCGATTGTCTTCGTCACGCTGTGGCTGCTGGCGATTGCCTGCGCGCTTGGCGCCGCATGGCAGGCGAAGTATCACCGTCTCGCTGCCCTGACCATGGTCAGTGTCTGCGGCCTGATGACCTGCGTGACCTTCGTCTGGTTCTCCGCGCCGGACCTGGCACTGACGCAATTGGCGGTAGAAGTGGTAACCACGGTGTTGATCCTGCTCGGCCTGCGCTGGTTGCCGCGCCGCATCGAGGAAGTCTCGCCGCTGCCGAGCAGCCTGCGCAAGGCGCGTATTCGTCGTCTGCGCGACTTGCTCCTATCGATTGCGGTCGGTGCGGGCATGGCGCTGCTGTCCTACGCCATGCTCACCCGGCAGACGCCTAACCACATTTCCTCGTTCTACCTCAGCCGCGCCCTGCCCGAAGGCGGTGGCAGCAACGTGGTCAACGTGATGCTGGTGGACTTCCGTGGCTTCGACACCCTCGGCGAAATTACCGTATTGGTCGCCGTGGCGCTCACCGTGTTCGCCCTGCTGCGCCGCTTCCGTCCGCCGAAGGAAAGCCTGCAATTGCCAGCCCAGCAACGCCTGCTCGCGCCCGACGTGGTCACCGATCTGGTCAACCCACGTTCAGCCAGCGACACCGCGCTCGGTTTCATGATGGTGCCGGCGGTGCTGGTGCGCCTGCTGCTGCCTGTCGCGCTGGTGGTGTCGTTTTACCTGTTCATGCGCGGGCACAATCAGCCGGGCGGCGGTTTTGTCGCCGGGCTGGTGATGTCGGTCGCGTTCATTCTGCAATATATGGTTGCCGGCACGCAGTGGGTCGAGGCGCAAATGAGCCTGCGGCCATTGCGCTGGATGGGTACCGGCCTGCTGTTCGCCACCGCCACCGGTCTCGGTGCGATGCTGGCTGGCTATCCGTTCCTGACCACCCACACCTGGCACATCAGCGTGCCATTGCTTGGCGATATCCATATCGCCAGTGCGCTGTTCTTCGACATCGGCGTGTACGCCGTGGTGGTCGGGTCGACGCTGCTGATCCTTACCGCCCTCGCCCACCAATCGGTGCGCGGCCACAAGACAGCATCGCTGCCCAAGTCCGTCGCCAGCAAAGGAGCCGTCTGATGGAAGAAGTCATCGCAATCGCCATCGGCATTCTCGCCGCGTCAGGGGTCTGGCTGATCTTGCGCCCGCGTACTTTTCAGGTGGTCATGGGCCTGTGCCTGTTGTCGTACGCGGTCAATTTGTTCATTTTCAGCATGGGCAGCCTGTTCATCGGCAAAGAGCCAGTGATCAAGGACGGCGTGACCCAGGATCTGCTGCACTACACCGACCCGCTGCCCCAGGCGCTGGTGCTGACGGCGATCGTCATCAGCTTCGCCATGACCGCGCTGTTTCTCGTCGTATTGCTCGCCTCGCGCGGCTTGACCGGCACCGACCACGTCGACGGCCGGGAGCCTAAAGAATGATGGCGATGACTCACCTGATCGCCGCACCCATTCTGCTGCCGCTACTGACCGCCGCGATCATGCTGATGCTGGGCGAGAAGCACCGGCCACTGAAGGCGAAAATCAACCTGTTCTCCAGTCTGCTCGGCCTGTTCATTTCAGTGATGTTGCTGCAGTGGACCCAGACCA contains:
- a CDS encoding monovalent cation/H+ antiporter subunit A — encoded protein: MSLIVLLLLPFIGSCLAAVLPHNARNAESLLAGLVALIGTVQVAMLYPQIAHGGVIREEFMWLPSLGLNFVLRMDGFAWLFSMLVLGIGTLVSLYARYYMSPDDPVPRFFAFFLAFMGAMLGLVISGNLIQIVFFWELTSLFSFLLIGYWHHRADARRGAYMALMVTGAGGLCLLAGVMILGHVVGSYDLDKVLAAGDLIRAHALYPVLLPLILIGALSKSAQFPFHFWLPHAMAAPTPVSAYLHSATMVKAGVFLLARLWPSLSGSEEWFYIVSGAGACTLLLGAYCAMFQNDLKGLLAYSTISHLGLITLLLGLNSSLAAVAAVFHILNHATFKASLFMAAGIIDHESGTRDIRKLSGLIKLIPYTATLAMVASASMAGVPLLNGFLSKEMFFAETVFINATAWVETSLPIVATIAGMFSVAYSLRFTVDVFFGPTATDLPHTPHEPPRWMRAPVELLVFTCLLVGIFPAQIVGPLLAAAALPVVGGELPEYSLAIWHGLNAPMIMSLIAMSGGIVLYLLLRKQFKRGRFKYPPLVGRFNGKRLFERSLVVMMRIARRVERRLGTKRLQMQLFLMVSAAVLAGLIPMLHSSLSWGDRPKIPGSIVFVTLWLLAIACALGAAWQAKYHRLAALTMVSVCGLMTCVTFVWFSAPDLALTQLAVEVVTTVLILLGLRWLPRRIEEVSPLPSSLRKARIRRLRDLLLSIAVGAGMALLSYAMLTRQTPNHISSFYLSRALPEGGGSNVVNVMLVDFRGFDTLGEITVLVAVALTVFALLRRFRPPKESLQLPAQQRLLAPDVVTDLVNPRSASDTALGFMMVPAVLVRLLLPVALVVSFYLFMRGHNQPGGGFVAGLVMSVAFILQYMVAGTQWVEAQMSLRPLRWMGTGLLFATATGLGAMLAGYPFLTTHTWHISVPLLGDIHIASALFFDIGVYAVVVGSTLLILTALAHQSVRGHKTASLPKSVASKGAV
- a CDS encoding Na+/H+ antiporter subunit C, encoding MEEVIAIAIGILAASGVWLILRPRTFQVVMGLCLLSYAVNLFIFSMGSLFIGKEPVIKDGVTQDLLHYTDPLPQALVLTAIVISFAMTALFLVVLLASRGLTGTDHVDGREPKE
- a CDS encoding DMT family transporter; this translates as MHYIAHSVVLGSILRNVGGIVRPLFTVRKDMMSLNNSASRIRFSRFSKAECVLVLITMIWGGTFLIVQHAMTVSGPMFFVGLRFAAAAAIVAMFSWRHLRELTLFEVKAGSFIGVAIMLGYGLQTVGLQSIPSSQSAFITALYVPFVPLLQWLVLGRRPGLMPSIGIMLAFTGLMLLSGPSGAALNFSPGEIATLISAVAIAAEIILISTFAGQVDVRRVTVVQLAVTAVLSFLLVVPTGEVIPDFSWLLLATALGLGAASAAIQVAMNWAQKSVSPTRATLIYAGEPVWAGIVGRIAGERLPAIALVGAGLIVAAVIVSELKTKGKDVSSDVDQGQEAEVSRD